The proteins below are encoded in one region of Candidatus Stygibacter australis:
- a CDS encoding ABC transporter ATP-binding protein has protein sequence MIKINELSAGYHERQVLNDVSLIFESGSFTALLGPNGAGKTTLLKCLSGFLKPSAGNIWLKGRELSEYGSRELAHQIALIPQNFQLQFEYQVRELVLMGRFPYLGYLGSYTKEDQEIVTRILADLDLLEFADKNFSELSGGEQQRVAIARALVQSTPILLLDEAFASLDVNHAISIMQLLAEINQKHNKTIILVSHNINLAVEYCSKVILMKQGKIIGQGNPKAVITEEVLAEVYEHNIHVITNPVSGQPNLVYTGKE, from the coding sequence CATGAACGGCAGGTATTGAATGATGTGAGCTTGATCTTTGAGTCAGGCAGCTTTACTGCTCTATTAGGACCTAATGGAGCAGGCAAGACCACTTTGCTCAAATGCCTGAGTGGTTTTCTTAAACCATCGGCAGGTAATATATGGCTGAAGGGCAGGGAACTAAGCGAGTATGGTAGTCGCGAGCTTGCTCATCAGATTGCTTTGATCCCTCAGAATTTCCAGCTCCAGTTTGAATATCAGGTGCGTGAACTTGTACTAATGGGAAGATTCCCCTATCTGGGCTATCTAGGCAGTTACACCAAAGAGGATCAGGAGATAGTTACCCGGATACTGGCTGATCTTGATCTTTTGGAGTTTGCTGATAAGAATTTCAGTGAACTTTCCGGAGGAGAGCAGCAACGCGTAGCAATTGCCCGAGCCCTGGTGCAATCAACTCCGATCCTGCTGCTTGATGAAGCATTTGCCAGCCTGGACGTCAATCATGCCATCAGCATAATGCAGCTGCTGGCAGAGATCAATCAGAAGCATAATAAGACAATTATCCTGGTTTCGCACAATATCAATCTTGCCGTGGAATACTGCTCAAAGGTGATCTTGATGAAACAAGGAAAGATAATAGGGCAGGGAAACCCGAAGGCTGTGATCACTGAAGAAGTACTGGCAGAAGTATATGAACATAATATCCATGTGATCACTAATCCGGTTAGTGGTCAGCCCAATCTGGTTTATACCGGTAAGGAATAA